In Eriocheir sinensis breed Jianghai 21 chromosome 10, ASM2467909v1, whole genome shotgun sequence, the following proteins share a genomic window:
- the LOC126996594 gene encoding neurotrypsin-like → MTKEGKPEQARWPVSLQLLLLFLFPLATFESEPQQVGKMQLSGGRGPHEGNLQVEVDGVWGYVCDDDFGFDEADVVCRDLGYDAAETFTRNNYFGNSSTEWRRSSVKFWVSGANCSAATSFSDCTSARLGEHQCGPTEIAGVSCRLPEARCEAQLFPCSTGDVCLPRDLVCNDFKDCDDGSDEAEVLCQDVGVTRLTNNLATANIPGAALGVVYVKHAEEWGTICDDDFDNDDAKVICRSLGYEGGWSLAFSRAYLGVGSEDNEALVDSPGCQGDEEWIGRCPLVTFGKSNCSHIEDSSVFCYDGEAEVRLSGGGSRGVGPVELRLGGEWGSVCGSRFDDFDAQVVCRMLGYNGDDSQAYRQAGDVAGTVWQMHLDCLGHEEDLQQCRLRFNNETCKSTAGVICSSTSGGLNAGLQSLLPRQCGDAKDASTQFLTRLGKVRFGANPSRFDSPWLVSLRRQKLGLNPPGKLHCGGTIISEFFVVTAAHCLQKLGALNLVVRVGDYNADLVEESEEQYFIDKVWRHEEFGVDSFNDNDIALVKVEAKNGRGIRFGPRVMPLCLPRVGESYENLENCSIIGWGRTTLLGEDSNRPFEGKVLIRPDRDCEEAYVGGTNNFTSSFVCAGSSFGEVNSCLGDSGGPLACRRPGETRKSLYGIVSFGNSCQPFLAPDSSTRITKYLRWIYGKISGNR, encoded by the exons ATGACCAAGGAAGGAAAGCCGGAGCAAGCGAGATGGCCCGTCTCACTGCAGCTACTGCTGCTGTTTCTTTTTCCCCTGGCAACGTTTGAG AGTGAACCGCAACAAGTCGGAAAGATGCAACTGTCGGGGGGCCGAGGACCACACGAGGGCAACTTGCAG GTCGAGGTAGACGGGGTGTGGGGCTACGTGTGTGACGACGACTTCGGCTTCGACGAAGCTGACGTAGTATGCAGGGACTTGGGCTACGACGCGGCGGAAACCTTCACCCGAAACAATTACTTCGGCAACAGTTCTACAG AGTGGCGCCGCAGCTCCGTCAAGTTCTGGGTGAGCGGCGCCAACTGCTCCGCGGCCACCAGCTTCAGCGACTGTACCTCGGCGAGGCTGGGCGAGCaccagtgtggccccactgag ATCGCGGGCGTCTCCTGTCGGCTACCCGAGGCGCGGTGCGAGGCACAGCTATTCCCTTGCAGCACAGGCGATGTCTGCTTGCCTCGGGACCTGGTATGCAATGACTTCAAGGACTGTGACGATGGAAG TGATGAAGCGGAGGTCCTGTGCCAAGATGTGGGCGTCACTCGGCTCACGAACAACCTCGCCACCGCCAACATCCCTGGAGCCGCTCTGGGCGTGGTGTATGTCAAACACGCAGAGGAATGGGGGACTATATGCGACGACGACTTTGACAACGATGACGCCAAG GTCATCTGCCGAAGTCTCGGATACGAGGGTGGCTGGAGCCTCGCATTCAGCAGGGCGTACCTGGGGGTAGGAAGCGAGGATAACGAGGCCTTGGTGGACTCACCTGGCTGTCAAGGCGACGAGGAGTGGATTGGTCGATGTCCCCTCGTGACTTTTGGCAAAAGCAACTGTTCCCACATAGAAGATTCCAGTGTTTTCTGCTATGATGGG GAGGCGGAGGTGCGGCTGTCAGGTGGCGGCAGCCGGGGGGTAGGACCCGTGGAGCTGCGGCTCGGCGGGGAGTGGGGCTCCGTGTGCGGCTCTCGCTTCGACGACTTCGATGCTCAA GTGGTGTGCAGGATGCTGGGCTACAACGGGGACGACAGCCAGGCGTACAGACAGGCGGGAGACGTCGCCGGCACCGTGTGGCAGATGCACCTGGACTGTCTTGGCCACGAGGAGGACTTACAGCAGTGCCGCTTGAGGTTCAACAACGAGACCTGCAAGAGCACCGCCGGAGTCATCTGTTCTTCCAC GTCTGGAGGACTAAACGCGGGCCTGCAGTCGCTGTTGCCGCGGCAGTGTGGGGACGCCAAGGACGCCTCCACTCAGTTCCTCACCCGCCTCGGCAAGGTTCGCTTCGGTGCTAATCCTTCACGTTTCGACTCGCCGTGGCTGGTGTCGCTGCGTCGGCAGAAACTG GGTTTAAACCCACCAGGAAAACTACACTGTGGTGGCACCATAATATCTGAATTCTTCGTGGTGACGGCTGCACACTGCCTCCAGAAGCTCGGCGCCCTCAACCTGGTGGTGCGCGTCGGGGACTACAACGCCGACCTTGTAGAGGAAAGCGAAGAG CAATACTTTATTGACAAAGTTTGGAGACATGAGGAGTTTGGAGTAGATTCCTTCAATGACAATGATATCGCCCTTGTGAAGGTGGAGGCGAAGAATGGCAGAGGAATAAG GTTTGGGCCCCGAGTCATGCCCTTGTGTTTGCCGCGGGTTGGTGAAAGTTACGAGAATCTTGAGAACTGCTCCATCATTGGCTGGGGGCGCACCACACTTCTCGGAGAA GATTCAAATCGGCCCTTTGAGGGAAAAGTCCTCATCAGACCAGACCGTGATTGTGAGGAGGCATACGTCGGGGGCACTAACAACTTTACGTCATCGTTTGTGTGCGCCGGAAGTTCATTTGGTGAAGTTAACTCTTGTCTCGGTGATTCAGGGGGACCTCTTGCTTGCCGACGGCCTGGAGAGACAAGGAAATCGTTGTATGGCATCGTATCCTTTGGAAACAGTTGCCAGCCTTTTTTGGCACCAGACAGCTCCACACGGATTACAAAATACCTTCGTTGGATTTACGGCAAGATATCTGGGAATAGATAA